From Debaryomyces hansenii CBS767 chromosome C complete sequence, a single genomic window includes:
- a CDS encoding DEHA2C17688p (similar to uniprot|Q7RX51 Neurospora crassa NCU05037 and YALI0B23100g Yarrowia lipolytica): protein MTVVESSILPKGIYSPIPTYYKNDGKFSLDTETQVKHALMLYESGINGLVVSGSMGESTNISPAERNSALRNLRQAIPDKTFKLIAGMPPNSVAEVITESEESKKNGADFIILLVPGYFGPNLISQQGIIDYFLNVADYTALPIVIYNYPGVCNNVNIMIETFETLSKHENIAAVKLTHFNLDIYTLLGNNKTYETNNFRPFTGLGQVLIPSLSVGMFGAIDGLSGIFPKSMLKLMKLYEDGEKEKALQLQYIVTKVDLMISELNVVGVKQLLKEVYGYGEIVSGRPPLSKPVDLNAYKKYETDIKILAEIEKSL from the coding sequence ATGACTGTTGTTGAATCTTCCATATTACCTAAGGGCATCTATTCCCCAATTCCTACatattataaaaatgatgGTAAATTCTCTTTAGACACAGAAACCCAAGTCAAACATGCTTTAATGTTATATGAAAGTGGTATAAACGGGTTGGTTGTTTCTGGAAGCATGGGTGAATCAACCAATATTTCACCTGCAGAAAGAAACAGTGCTTTGAGAAATCTCAGACAAGCTATTCCAGACAAAACTTTTAAGCTTATTGCAGGTATGCCTCCTAATAGTGTTGCAGAAGTCATCACTGAGTCTGAAGAAAGCAAGAAAAATGGAGCAGActttataattttgttgGTTCCAGGATACTTTGGACCTAATTTGATTAGTCAACAAGGTATCATCGACTATTTCCTAAATGTCGCTGATTACACTGCTTTACCTATTGTCATTTATAATTATCCAGGCGTCTGTAATAATGTCAATATCATGATTGAAACTTTCGAAACATTATCTAAAcatgaaaatattgctGCTGTCAAGTTAACTCATTTTAatttagatatatatacattGTTGGGAAATAATAAGACTTACGAAACTAATAACTTTAGACCTTTTACTGGTTTGGGTCAAGTATTGATTCCATCACTTTCAGTTGGTATGTTTGGTGCTATTGATGGTTTATCGGGTATATTTCCAAAGAGTATGTTAAAGCTTATGAAATTGTACGAAGATGGTGAGAAAGAAAAAGCTCTCCAATTGCAGTACATTGTCACCAAGGTTGACTTAATGATCAGTGAATTGAATGTTGTTGGTGTTAAACAACTTTTGAAAGAAGTTTATGGTTATGGAGAAATTGTGTCGGGTAGACCACCATTAAGTAAACCAGTTGACTTGAATGCATACAAAAAGTATGAAACcgatatcaaaatattagctgaaattgaaaaatctttGTAG
- a CDS encoding DEHA2C17732p (no similarity): protein MCTNKECYGRKLLEDRAAQFLMGAVGDARSCNLAPDATQLAKWGTVMLINELSVVFSSSPLFGSATKCLWPCLF from the coding sequence ATGTGTACAAATAAGGAGTGTTATGGGAGAAAACTTTTGGAAGATAGAGCTGCACAGTTTTTGATGGGAGCAGTGGGGGACGCTAGGAGCTGTAACTTAGCTCCAGATGCAACTCAGCTTGCAAAATGGGGCACAGTAATGcttattaatgaattactGGTGGTCTTTAGTTCATCCCCCCTCTTCGGTTCGGCTACTAAATGTCTATGGCCTTGccttttttaa
- a CDS encoding DEHA2C17776p (weakly similar to uniprot|Q8A3P1 Bacteroides thetaiotaomicron unsaturated glucuronylhydrolase), producing the protein MTRQAYLDEIKDYLYGDATVAKIWGVATPALSEPQPPTEFPDYSKGSRYTCRDSDFWTSGFFPGSLYTLLARSEKYPEYFPSEKINPVKLEYAAKWWAEGMAKHKNKTDNHDLGFMLVPSFETEYLRSGSEKSKDILIKGAHSLASRFDEKVGCIRSWDELFPIKEEGCRTSSFDKDLVVIIDNMCNLNLLYMGAELSGDSRLADIATTHAEITLKNHFRDDWSSYHVVMYDRETGKAKDKFTFQGYADESGWTRGQAWGILGYIETYIYTKDKNFLDAALSITKYYLSKLPEDGVPPWDFDAPDKHIRDVSSGMAAAFGMLKIYECIKDEEILNSALKLVSDCIKLAYNKKATLNDDGTVELGPTDTILSKSTFINNPDVIEEWRTFDHGLVYADYYFLMIGNKLLELGLYK; encoded by the coding sequence atGACTAGACAAGCTTACTTAGACGAAATAAAAGATTACTTATATGGCGACGCTACAGTTGCCAAAATTTGGGGAGTTGCAACGCCTGCATTAAGTGAACCACAGCCACCAACTGAGTTCCCTGATTATTCTAAAGGAAGCAGATACACCTGCAGAGATTCTGATTTCTGGACTTCAGGATTCTTCCCGGGTTCACTTTATACTTTATTAGCCAGAAGTGAAAAGTACCCTGAATATTTCCCGAGCGAGAAGATCAATCCTGTCAAATTAGAATATGCAGCAAAATGGTGGGCTGAGGGTATGGCTAAACATAAAAATAAGACAGACAATCATGACTTGGGTTTTATGCTTGTTCCATCTTTTGAAACGGAATATTTGCGTAGTGGAAGTGAAAAGTCTAAAGACATTTTAATCAAGGGAGCTCATTCTTTAGCTTCTAGATTCGATGAAAAGGTTGGTTGTATTAGAAGTTGGGATGAACTTTTCccaattaaagaagaaggttGTAGAACGTCAAGCTTCGATAAGGATTTAGTTgttatcattgataatatgtGTAACTTGAACCTTTTATATATGGGAGCGGAATTGAGTGGAGATTCCCGTTTAGCAGACATTGCCACTACGCATGCTGAGATTACCCTAAAGAATCACTTCAGAGACGACTGGTCATCTTATCATGTTGTGATGTACGATCGAGAAACTGGTAAAGCTAAGGATAAGTTCACCTTCCAGGGTTATGCCGATGAATCGGGTTGGACTAGGGGACAAGCGTGGGGTATACTTGGCTACATAGAAACCTACATTTATACCAAAGATAAAAATTTCTTAGATGCTGCCTTGAGTATCACTAAGTATTATTTATCGAAATTGCCAGAAGATGGAGTTCCACCATGGGATTTCGATGCGCCAGACAAGCATATTCGTGATGTATCTTCTGGAATGGCTGCTGCATTTGGTATGCTCAAAATTTACGAGTGCATTAAGGACGAAGAAATCTTAAACAGTGCTTTAAAACTTGTGAGCGACTGTATTAAACTTGCTTATAACAAGAAAGCTACTTTGAATGATGATGGGACTGTTGAGCTCGGTCCAACTGACACTATTTTATCTAAGTCTacattcattaataatccAGATGTTATCGAAGAATGGAGAACATTTGATCACGGTTTGGTGTATGCGGACTATTATTTCTTAATGATTGGAAATAAATTGTTAGAACTTGGTCTTTATAAATAG
- a CDS encoding DEHA2C17710p (some similarities with uniprot|P10528 Bacillus megaterium gdhA Glucose 1-dehydrogenase A): MDTSKHEDNKLLINCTLSKFGDLHFVFSNAGIGGNTPSHELEIDEWQNVLDMNLTGVFSLNTLAINYYLENKKTESSLISDLL, translated from the coding sequence ATGGATACTTCTAAACATGAAGATAACAAGCTACTAATAAACTGTactttatcaaaatttggtGATTTGCATTTTGTATTTTCAAATGCAGGGATCGGGGGAAATACACCTTCTcatgaattagaaatagACGAATGGCAAAATGTTCTTGATATGAATTTAACTGGCGTTTTCTCATTAAATACGCTAGCAATTAATTACTACTTAGAGAATAAAAAGACGGAGTCATCGTTAATACTGGATTTATTATGA
- a CDS encoding DEHA2C17798p (some similarities with uniprot|Q672W5 Aspergillus flavus AF102 Dioxygenase), whose translation MIFGEESVVSRDWEEQGRNAERNGVQGVVISGAHWEKVGQDLVHVSIKEPPGMNPISWVAKEKYENYRINCSKDLGIIFLKMEE comes from the coding sequence ATGATATTTGGTGAAGAGTCAGTTGTTAGTAGAGACTGGGAAGAACAAGGAAGGAATGCTGAAAGGAACGGTGTTCAAGGTGTAGTTATATCGGGTGCTCATTGGGAGAAGGTCGGTCAAGATTTAGTTCACGTATCCATAAAGGAACCACCAGGAATGAATCCAATTTCATGGGTGGcgaaagaaaaatatgaaaattatcGTATCAATTGCAGCAAGGATCTCGGCATAATATTCTTAAAGATGGAGGAATGA
- a CDS encoding DEHA2C17754p (similar to uniprot|Q92W30 Rhizobium meliloti SMb20536) — translation MNRNSTNFNAWANNPLKTRKDVVQALEQQVEPLIPAFTEDAARVSLADTSALFSMESAELEGFARPLWGIVPFVYGGGEFKHWEVFRRGLSNGTNPSHPEFWKDANDIDQHLVELAAIGFALCLVPEHIWNPLTKEAKDNVSRFLLKAREKEFPHCNWKFFRIMIDLGLDKVGVTFDKSFTKAYMEDLDVMYIDEGWYGDGANNRIDYYNPFALHFYGMIYAFVMQERDPGRSKKYKDRALLFAKQFIHWFSDDGACIPFGRSCTYRFAVDGFWGMLACVIKADEEPIIPWGVLKGIYLRNLRWWSKQPVSFFKTNILSVGFSYPNQFMCESYNSPQSPYWSLKAFTSLILPDSHPFWSAKEEPLVLDSASLRVPGMLISHNKGNTVALVSGPYSTFLRHHAEKYSKFAYSSRYGFNVENNLKDFSTASLDNMIGFSYTGRDFFFRESSKSWIFEDGLYSEWSPSGANDIEVKTWILQKENYHIRVHRVYNNSSLDVNTREGGFAVSTMHENQIEQKKSLTPKPIARLTTSKDTTLVVNLLDERKPRICKSEPNSNIISSKVVLPQLEGKIGARSSAQFACAIYAQPKDRSFDLDHWQGNIELPSVEELESLKSSAERVKCNVAGKSDEIMTQQMTKLMSKFEDN, via the coding sequence ATGAATAGAAATTCAACTAATTTTAACGCGTGGGCGAATAATCCACtcaaaacaagaaaagatGTAGTTCAAGCGCTTGAACAACAAGTAGAGCCGTTGATTCCTGCATTTACAGAAGATGCTGCAAGAGTCAGTTTGGCAGATACATCTGCTCTTTTCAGTATGGAATCGGCAGAGTTAGAAGGATTCGCTCGACCATTATGGGGTATTGTACCATTTGTCTATGGTGGAGGTGAGTTTAAGCATTGGGAAGTATTCAGAAGGGGGTTATCCAACGGAACAAACCCAAGTCATCCAGAGTTTTGGAAAGATGCTAATGATATCGATCAGCATTTGGTTGAATTAGCTGCCATTGGTTTTGCCTTATGCCTTGTTCCCGAGCATATTTGGAATCCTTTAACCAAGGAGGCTAAAGATAATGTTTCCAGGTTCTTACTAAAAGCAAGGGAAAAGGAATTTCCCCATTGTAATTGGAAGTTTTTTAGAATTATGATTGATTTAGGTTTAGATAAAGTTGGAGTGACTTTCGACAAGTCTTTTACAAAGGCTTATATGGAAGATTTGGATGTAATGTATATTGATGAAGGTTGGTACGGTGATGGAGCGAACAATAGGattgattattataatcCCTTTGCGTTGCATTTTTACGGTATGATTTATGCATTTGTAATGCAAGAGAGAGATCCAGGACGAAGCAAGAAGTACAAGGACAgagcattattatttgcaaaGCAATTTATTCATTGGTTTAGTGATGATGGGGCTTGTATTCCATTTGGTAGATCCTGTACTTATAGATTTGCAGTCGATGGTTTCTGGGGCATGTTGGCTTGTGTCATAAAAGCTGACGAAGAACCTATAATTCCATGGGGCGTATTAAAAGGAATTTATTTAAGAAATTTGCGTTGGTGGTCCAAGCAGCCAGTATCTTTCTTTAAGACCAACATTTTATCTGTTGGTTTCAGTTACCCAAATCAATTTATGTGTGAAAGTTACAACTCTCCACAATCTCCGTACTGGTCTCTCAAGGCGTTTACATCCTTAATCTTACCTGATTCTCATCCTTTCTGGAGTGCCAAGGAAGAACCATTGGTTTTAGATAGTGCCTCTCTTAGAGTTCCCGGTATGTTAATTTCACACAACAAAGGTAATACCGTTGCGCTTGTCAGTGGTCCATATCTGACATTTTTAAGACATCACGCTGAAAAGTATAGCAAGTTCGCCTACAGTTCACGTTACGGGTTTAATGtggaaaataatttgaaagacTTTTCAACCGCGTCACTTGATAATATGATTGGTTTCAGTTATACTGGAAGggatttcttcttcagagAGTCAAGCAAATCTTGGATTTTTGAGGACGGTCTCTATTCAGAGTGGTCGCCTAGTGGAGCGAATGACATTGAAGTTAAAACTTGGATTCTtcagaaagaaaattatcatATTAGAGTTCATCGTGTCTATAATAATAGCTCATTGGACGTCAACACTCGTGAAGGTGGGTTTGCGGTTAGTACTATGCATGAAAACCAAATAGAACAAAAGAAATCCCTTACACCGAAACCTATTGCACGTTTAACAACTTCAAAAGATACGACGCTCGTtgttaatttattagatgaaagAAAACCCAGGATTTGTAAATCTGAACCAAATTCTAACATAATTTCCTCAAAGGTAGTATTGCCACAATTAGAAGGAAAGATAGGAGCACGTTCGTCTGCACAATTCGCTTGTGCCATATATGCTCAACCTAAAGATAGGTCTTTTGATTTGGACCACTGGCAAGGCAATATAGAACTTCCAAGtgtagaagaattagaaagtTTGAAGTCAAGTGCTGAAAGGGTCAAATGTAACGTCGCTGGTAAAAGTGACGAAATAATGACACAACAAATGACAAAGTTGATGTCAAAATTCGAAGATAATTAA